One Mesomycoplasma molare genomic window carries:
- the lysS gene encoding lysine--tRNA ligase, with product MSRHFNEQELIRRKKLETYKEMNINPYSQAGEISDNSVSLLVKYHSYSKEYLHNKNFTASVVGRIMTKRGPFIVLKDQEAKTQIYFNKKENIELSKLVETFDIGDIIWVKGFVMKTNTGEISLNAKEIKLLTKALKPLPEKYHGLTDVEEKYRRRYVDLIINEEAKEIFWTRSKIISYVRSFFDNLKYLEADTPVLHPILGGASARPFTTFHNALSMDFYLRIATELPLKKLLVGGFDRVYEIGRIFRNEGVDTTHNPEFTSIEFYEAYSDLNIMMKRTEDLISSLAKKLGKEEIQYGGHLISLKAPFKKIDMVDETSKHVGVDLKNASFEEIKAIAIKNKIKIEPYFTSGHLINELFELFVEETLIQPTFVYGHPIEISPLARQNEKDPRFTDRAELFINKKEYANMFSELNDPIDQLERFESQLKEKESGNDEASEIDMDFVEALEYGMPPAGGCGIGIDRLVMLLTQKESIREVLLFPHLKNRGN from the coding sequence ATGAGTAGACACTTTAATGAACAAGAACTTATAAGAAGAAAAAAACTAGAAACATATAAAGAAATGAATATAAATCCTTATTCTCAAGCCGGTGAAATTTCAGATAATTCAGTTAGTCTTTTAGTTAAATATCATTCCTATTCTAAGGAATATTTACATAACAAAAACTTTACTGCATCTGTGGTTGGAAGAATAATGACAAAAAGAGGTCCTTTCATTGTTTTAAAAGACCAGGAAGCAAAAACACAAATTTACTTTAATAAAAAAGAAAATATTGAATTAAGTAAGCTAGTTGAAACCTTTGATATTGGTGATATTATATGAGTAAAAGGTTTTGTAATGAAAACAAATACTGGTGAAATTTCATTAAACGCTAAAGAAATTAAGTTATTAACTAAAGCTTTAAAACCACTTCCTGAAAAATATCATGGTTTAACAGACGTTGAAGAAAAATATCGTCGTCGTTATGTCGATTTAATCATTAATGAAGAAGCTAAGGAAATATTTTGAACAAGAAGTAAAATCATTTCTTATGTTAGAAGTTTTTTTGATAATTTGAAATATTTAGAAGCAGATACTCCTGTTCTTCACCCTATTTTAGGAGGAGCTAGCGCCCGTCCTTTTACAACATTTCATAATGCTTTAAGTATGGATTTTTATTTAAGAATAGCGACAGAACTACCACTAAAAAAACTTTTAGTTGGTGGTTTTGATAGAGTATATGAAATTGGAAGAATTTTTAGAAATGAAGGAGTTGACACAACTCATAATCCTGAATTTACCTCTATCGAATTTTATGAAGCATATTCAGATTTAAATATCATGATGAAGAGAACTGAAGATTTAATTTCTTCTTTAGCAAAAAAACTAGGGAAAGAAGAAATTCAATACGGTGGTCATTTAATTAGTTTGAAAGCTCCATTTAAAAAAATAGATATGGTGGATGAAACTTCTAAACACGTTGGAGTAGATTTAAAAAATGCTTCTTTTGAAGAAATTAAAGCAATTGCAATTAAAAATAAAATTAAAATCGAACCTTATTTTACTAGTGGTCATTTAATTAATGAATTATTTGAATTATTTGTAGAAGAAACTTTAATTCAACCTACATTCGTTTATGGGCATCCTATAGAAATTTCTCCTTTAGCTAGACAAAACGAAAAAGATCCTAGATTCACAGATAGAGCAGAATTATTTATAAACAAAAAAGAATATGCAAATATGTTTAGTGAATTAAATGATCCTATTGATCAACTAGAAAGATTTGAATCACAATTGAAAGAAAAAGAGTCAGGAAACGACGAAGCAAGTGAAATAGATATGGATTTTGTTGAAGCTTTAGAATACGGTATGCCTCCTGCTGGTGGATGTGGAATAGGTATTGATAGATTAGTTATGTTATTAACACAAAAAGAATCAATTAGAGAAGTATTATTATTTCCGCACCTTAAAAATAGAGGAAATTAA
- a CDS encoding deoxycytidylate deaminase encodes MKKIIDWDQYFMALTKLSALRSKDPNTQVGACIINNRKRVIGLGYNGMPSGNDDDFPWSREGESAKETKYPYVVHAEINAILNSITTLENAVLYTSLFPCSNCAKTIVQSGIKEVIYFQDKYHDTEDAWIARKIFKDSFVKTRKLEEIKITLEL; translated from the coding sequence ATGAAAAAAATTATAGATTGAGATCAATATTTTATGGCATTAACTAAGTTGAGCGCCTTACGTTCTAAAGACCCTAATACACAAGTGGGAGCTTGTATAATAAATAATAGAAAAAGAGTTATTGGTTTAGGATATAACGGAATGCCTTCAGGAAATGATGATGATTTTCCATGATCAAGAGAAGGAGAAAGTGCTAAAGAAACTAAATATCCATATGTTGTACACGCAGAAATAAACGCTATTCTAAACTCTATTACTACATTAGAAAATGCTGTTCTTTATACATCTTTATTTCCTTGTTCCAATTGCGCAAAAACAATTGTTCAATCCGGAATAAAAGAAGTTATTTATTTTCAAGACAAATATCACGATACAGAAGATGCATGAATAGCAAGAAAAATATTTAAAGATTCTTTTGTAAAAACAAGAAAATTAGAAGAAATAAAAATTACTTTAGAACTTTAG
- a CDS encoding MATE family efflux transporter, translated as MLEKKWVIFLKNHFPENKKKWLMYFKFSLPIIITGFLFSLNGFIDNFMVTTIPHGVDSLSYANSWTGIVGGVITGISFVCSGIIGQYWGSKNYNKTKEVMRVRVLLTFISVTIFSLFSLFFSKNMISVFYQIKQDEKTLQQSIDYLRLIVITWIIFAWTSPMSSLLTETGHGKEALISSIGSLLINIILNILLIHVFNLGVKGAAFASIAARIFGIFGDTFFVYKKVRKALINPFSLLEVSKDTWKKIFIRIHSVILISSNTILIILRNILFNKMYPQGTIGNVDWAIGAAAILGLTGAISEMFLAVFGAITSNISGFVGKYLGKKEFEIAKKNANELKGFHTIVAFILSFLLLFFSLLVPHINYFAAEIATNSSTKEQAKILYLSELQKTLLVIVVFNPIWIWFSTSSRLIASGGRTNLVAILEFCLEFSALLWLIFITFVIKPQDKNISLSQTYWIFFLIDLVKFLVFEIVYLKVDWAKHIDDPLVKRKLFEKNVNNFN; from the coding sequence ATGTTAGAGAAGAAGTGGGTAATATTTTTAAAAAATCATTTTCCAGAAAATAAAAAAAAATGATTAATGTATTTTAAATTTTCTCTTCCAATAATAATAACAGGATTCCTTTTTTCATTAAATGGATTTATTGATAATTTTATGGTTACTACAATACCGCATGGTGTTGATTCTTTATCCTATGCAAATTCATGAACAGGGATAGTTGGTGGTGTTATCACTGGTATATCTTTTGTTTGTTCGGGAATTATAGGTCAATATTGAGGTTCAAAAAATTATAATAAAACAAAAGAAGTAATGAGAGTTAGAGTACTTTTAACCTTTATATCAGTTACTATTTTTTCATTATTTTCTCTCTTTTTTTCTAAAAATATGATATCTGTTTTTTATCAGATAAAACAAGATGAAAAAACATTACAACAATCTATTGATTATTTAAGATTAATTGTAATTACATGAATAATTTTTGCTTGAACATCACCGATGAGTTCCTTATTGACTGAAACAGGTCATGGTAAAGAAGCCTTAATTTCATCAATTGGGTCCCTTTTAATAAACATTATTTTAAATATATTATTAATACACGTTTTTAATTTAGGAGTTAAAGGAGCAGCTTTTGCTTCTATTGCAGCAAGAATTTTTGGTATTTTTGGTGATACTTTTTTTGTTTATAAAAAAGTTAGAAAAGCTTTAATCAATCCTTTTAGTTTATTGGAAGTTTCAAAAGATACTTGAAAGAAAATTTTTATTAGAATACATAGTGTTATTTTAATTTCATCAAACACTATATTAATAATTTTAAGAAATATTTTATTTAATAAAATGTATCCTCAAGGAACTATAGGTAATGTAGATTGAGCCATTGGTGCTGCTGCTATATTAGGTTTAACCGGCGCAATAAGTGAAATGTTTTTGGCGGTTTTTGGAGCAATAACTTCTAATATTTCGGGTTTTGTCGGCAAATATTTAGGAAAAAAAGAATTTGAAATTGCTAAGAAAAATGCTAATGAGTTAAAAGGTTTTCATACAATAGTTGCCTTTATTTTATCCTTTCTACTTTTATTTTTTTCTTTATTAGTACCACATATTAATTATTTTGCAGCAGAAATTGCAACTAATTCTTCAACAAAAGAACAAGCTAAAATTTTATATCTTTCAGAACTTCAAAAAACTCTTTTAGTAATTGTTGTTTTTAATCCGATTTGGATTTGATTTTCTACTTCAAGTAGATTAATTGCTTCAGGAGGTAGAACTAACTTAGTTGCAATCTTAGAATTTTGTTTAGAATTTTCTGCTCTTTTATGATTAATTTTTATAACTTTTGTTATTAAACCACAAGATAAAAATATAAGTTTAAGTCAAACATATTGAATTTTTTTCTTGATTGATTTAGTAAAATTTTTAGTTTTTGAAATAGTTTATCTAAAAGTAGATTGAGCTAAACATATAGATGATCCATTAGTTAAAAGAAAGTTATTTGAAAAAAATGTCAACAACTTTAATTAA